The Allorhodopirellula heiligendammensis genome includes a window with the following:
- a CDS encoding ribose-phosphate diphosphokinase, whose translation MRELKIFSGRGNPELAEKLCRHLHLKPARITLGQFPDGENYCKLDEDVRGRDVFLMQPTCPPVNDNLIELLTMIDCCKRASAERITAVIPYFGYARQDRKDEGRVPITAKLVANLITRAGADRVLTMDLHAAQIQGFFDVPVDHLYAAPVINDHFVSRRFDGEEIVVVSPDEGSIKRAVGHGKRLGGTLAIVDKRRSSALEVRQSTIIGGPVKGRIALLFDDMISTAGSICGAARLVHEFGAKEIHIACTHGIFCGPAIERLRDAPIDSITVTDTIPLSEDKLLPNLVQLSVAPLLAEAIKRIHHDQSISELFRER comes from the coding sequence ATGCGTGAACTCAAAATCTTCAGCGGCCGTGGCAATCCCGAACTCGCTGAGAAACTCTGCCGACATCTGCACCTCAAACCGGCCCGAATTACGCTCGGACAGTTCCCTGACGGTGAGAATTACTGCAAACTCGATGAAGACGTGCGTGGTCGCGATGTCTTCTTGATGCAGCCGACATGCCCGCCGGTCAACGATAACTTGATCGAACTGTTGACGATGATCGATTGCTGTAAACGAGCCAGCGCCGAACGCATCACCGCGGTAATCCCATACTTCGGTTACGCGCGGCAAGACCGCAAGGACGAGGGACGCGTGCCCATTACGGCCAAATTGGTCGCCAATCTGATCACCCGTGCTGGTGCCGATCGGGTGCTCACGATGGATCTGCACGCAGCCCAAATCCAAGGCTTCTTTGACGTCCCGGTCGACCACCTCTATGCCGCTCCGGTAATCAACGATCACTTCGTCAGTCGTCGTTTTGACGGTGAGGAAATCGTCGTTGTCAGCCCTGATGAAGGCAGCATCAAGCGTGCCGTCGGACATGGCAAACGGCTCGGTGGGACACTTGCCATTGTTGATAAACGGCGCAGCAGCGCGCTCGAGGTTCGGCAGAGCACCATCATTGGCGGGCCCGTCAAAGGACGCATTGCATTGCTGTTTGACGACATGATCAGCACGGCGGGATCGATCTGCGGCGCCGCCAGACTCGTGCACGAGTTCGGGGCGAAAGAAATTCACATCGCTTGTACGCACGGCATCTTTTGCGGCCCTGCGATTGAGCGTCTACGTGACGCCCCGATTGATTCGATTACCGTGACCGACACGATTCCACTCTCTGAGGACAAATTACTCCCCAACCTGGTCCAGCTCTCGGTGGCCCCGTTGCTGGCAGAGGCGATTAAGCGAATCCACCACGATCAATCGATCAGCGAATTGTTCCGAGAACGTTGA
- a CDS encoding GTP-binding protein, translating to MSNPIKFIMIGGFLGAGKTTLISKLARKFQAEGKHVCIVTNDQAAGLVDTELLRSEGLEVNEVAGSCFCCNFNGLTDAMAEFETRQRPDVVLAEPVGSCTDLVATIALPMMQRLGEQFDHSPYAVVLKPSHALRILSGGQAGFSPKAEYIFRKQLEESELVLINRIDELSDEQVQLLRNHIDEQYPGRTVICISARTGENLDRLYAALRASAAPRNHLMEVDYDVYAEGEAELGWLNATASFNAQENIVIDDLAMLALQTIRSELAEIGAEPAHLKILCSSASSVSVVNLVSSDTEPMLSVASESSADEVKMVVNARVCLAPESLRPLIESVLTKVAEKLDARIKIEQIEAFRPGRPEPTHRVTSV from the coding sequence ATGTCAAACCCAATCAAATTTATCATGATCGGTGGATTTCTCGGCGCGGGAAAGACCACCCTGATCTCGAAACTGGCGAGGAAATTCCAAGCCGAAGGAAAGCATGTCTGCATCGTCACCAACGACCAGGCTGCGGGATTGGTCGATACGGAGTTACTCCGCAGTGAGGGGTTGGAAGTCAATGAGGTCGCCGGCTCCTGCTTCTGCTGCAACTTCAATGGTCTGACCGATGCGATGGCGGAATTTGAAACTCGCCAACGCCCAGACGTGGTGCTGGCCGAACCGGTTGGAAGCTGTACCGACCTGGTCGCGACGATCGCACTGCCGATGATGCAGCGGCTCGGTGAGCAATTCGACCACAGCCCCTACGCAGTGGTGCTCAAACCCAGCCACGCATTGCGAATTCTCTCCGGCGGGCAGGCCGGATTTTCGCCGAAGGCTGAATACATCTTTCGCAAACAACTCGAAGAATCTGAACTTGTGTTGATCAATCGGATTGATGAGCTCAGCGACGAACAAGTCCAGCTGCTCCGAAACCACATCGACGAGCAATACCCCGGTCGGACAGTAATCTGTATCTCCGCGCGCACCGGAGAAAATCTCGATCGACTCTACGCAGCCCTGCGAGCTTCGGCAGCACCTCGAAACCACCTGATGGAGGTCGACTACGACGTGTATGCCGAAGGCGAAGCGGAACTGGGCTGGCTCAACGCCACGGCCAGTTTTAACGCCCAAGAAAACATCGTGATCGATGACCTCGCGATGCTAGCACTCCAAACGATCCGTAGCGAACTAGCGGAGATCGGTGCCGAGCCCGCCCACCTGAAAATTCTCTGCTCATCAGCGAGCAGTGTGAGCGTTGTCAACCTCGTCAGCAGCGATACTGAGCCGATGTTGTCAGTGGCCAGTGAGAGCTCGGCAGACGAAGTCAAAATGGTCGTCAATGCACGCGTTTGCTTGGCCCCCGAGTCACTCCGTCCGCTCATTGAATCGGTACTCACGAAGGTCGCCGAGAAACTTGACGCGAGGATAAAAATCGAGCAGATCGAAGCTTTCCGTCCTGGACGCCCGGAACCCACCCACCGAGTTACGTCTGTTTAG
- a CDS encoding methyltransferase, whose protein sequence is MSNTHLAQRPTTEPATILRFRDRQYAADLIAAAILEFDLFSYLEQHPEVSFTELCQHFDWQPRPADVLMTLCRASGLIATAPNGGNHLTDVGREYLTKDSPWFLGPYYRPIADSAVLKDFVTVLRTGKPANWQAKSDGADWHESMKDETFANSFTDLMNCRGIAFGQHLAEAVTPYVKDRTHVLDVGGGSGIYSSTMVARHPHLRATVLEQAPVDAIARREIERNGLSDKISVASADMFSDPWPDIADVILLSNLLHDWDIAEAQSIVDRAVAVLPPGGLIIIHGAIINAEKTGPLPVAEYSSLLMNITQGKCYSVTEYRDFLRPHGFEMHPYQDTVGDRGFLAATKPS, encoded by the coding sequence TTGTCGAACACCCATCTGGCCCAGCGTCCGACCACCGAGCCCGCCACGATCCTGCGTTTTCGTGATCGACAATACGCGGCCGACCTCATCGCCGCAGCAATCCTGGAGTTTGATCTCTTTAGCTATCTCGAGCAGCATCCAGAGGTTTCCTTCACGGAGCTCTGTCAGCATTTCGATTGGCAACCACGTCCTGCCGACGTGCTGATGACACTCTGCAGAGCCAGCGGCTTGATTGCAACCGCCCCCAATGGTGGCAACCACCTGACGGACGTTGGTCGGGAATACCTGACCAAGGACAGCCCTTGGTTTCTCGGACCGTACTACCGTCCCATTGCTGACTCGGCGGTACTGAAAGACTTTGTTACCGTTTTGAGAACAGGCAAACCCGCAAATTGGCAGGCTAAATCGGACGGTGCTGACTGGCACGAATCGATGAAGGACGAAACGTTCGCCAACAGTTTCACCGATCTCATGAACTGTCGTGGCATCGCGTTTGGTCAACATCTCGCCGAAGCAGTCACGCCCTATGTGAAAGATCGCACGCATGTGCTCGACGTGGGCGGTGGATCGGGAATCTACAGCTCGACGATGGTGGCGAGACATCCCCATTTGCGCGCCACTGTGCTCGAACAGGCGCCGGTGGACGCCATCGCACGCCGCGAAATTGAGCGAAATGGTTTGAGTGACAAAATCAGCGTTGCGTCGGCGGACATGTTCAGCGATCCCTGGCCAGACATTGCCGACGTAATCCTGCTATCCAATCTGCTTCATGATTGGGATATCGCCGAAGCACAGTCGATTGTCGACCGAGCGGTCGCGGTGCTGCCACCAGGCGGGTTGATCATCATTCATGGGGCCATCATCAACGCTGAAAAAACTGGTCCGCTCCCCGTCGCAGAGTATTCATCGCTGTTGATGAATATTACTCAGGGCAAATGCTACAGCGTGACAGAATATCGCGATTTCCTACGCCCTCACGGCTTTGAGATGCATCCCTACCAAGACACGGTAGGTGACCGCGGTTTCCTTGCAGCCACGAAGCCATCATGA
- a CDS encoding UbiA family prenyltransferase: protein MSKVNWMSWAELVRLPNTFTIIADISAAFLLVLGGSGWYTGALGRVASDSDQRDIWIVLGLTLVSAVSLYWAGMILNDVFDLRRDVRARRGRPLARRAISVRSAQCAGWGLLVCGVIPPIAVGICCDSRIGWVPAVVAVILSICIVLYDGPLKRTPLAPLLMGACRTLSFSLGAASASAVLSKFVSEETLASLQSIALGDPLAWGFTPVVCAFAMGMGMYIAGLTTFGRREAVGDRTIHLPVGLVMMAVGAVMLAFAPRTAAWSSIGEGNAWEDAWRIDPVVIFPAAILLMLATALLRGFAAARNPSPQRIGATIGSGLMAIIPLAATITMLAVGANIAVLIFALLIPSRLLASRFRMT, encoded by the coding sequence ATGAGCAAAGTGAATTGGATGTCGTGGGCTGAATTGGTGCGTCTGCCTAATACGTTCACGATCATCGCCGACATCTCAGCTGCTTTTCTACTCGTTCTCGGGGGCAGCGGTTGGTACACCGGTGCGCTGGGGCGTGTTGCAAGCGACAGTGATCAGCGAGATATTTGGATCGTGCTGGGACTGACCTTAGTATCGGCGGTTTCGCTGTACTGGGCAGGCATGATTCTCAACGACGTCTTCGATTTGCGGCGTGACGTGCGAGCCCGCCGTGGACGACCACTTGCCCGCCGCGCGATCTCGGTACGCAGCGCACAGTGTGCCGGATGGGGGCTGCTCGTCTGCGGGGTGATACCCCCAATTGCTGTGGGGATTTGCTGTGATAGCCGCATCGGCTGGGTGCCTGCGGTCGTTGCGGTGATCCTGAGCATCTGCATCGTTTTGTACGACGGGCCGTTGAAGCGAACGCCATTGGCACCGCTGTTAATGGGCGCCTGTCGGACGCTGAGTTTTTCACTTGGTGCGGCGTCAGCGAGCGCGGTGTTGTCGAAATTTGTCAGTGAAGAGACGTTGGCCTCACTCCAAAGCATAGCATTGGGGGATCCACTGGCCTGGGGATTCACGCCCGTGGTCTGTGCGTTCGCGATGGGGATGGGAATGTATATCGCTGGTCTGACTACATTCGGTCGCCGTGAGGCGGTGGGGGATCGCACGATCCATCTACCAGTCGGATTGGTGATGATGGCCGTCGGGGCGGTCATGCTCGCTTTCGCGCCACGGACGGCGGCCTGGTCGTCGATCGGAGAGGGCAATGCTTGGGAAGACGCGTGGCGCATCGACCCTGTCGTTATCTTTCCCGCGGCCATTCTATTGATGCTCGCAACGGCGCTGCTACGCGGATTCGCCGCCGCGAGAAATCCCTCGCCTCAGCGGATCGGTGCAACGATTGGTTCGGGATTAATGGCCATCATCCCACTGGCGGCGACGATCACGATGCTTGCGGTGGGAGCAAACATTGCTGTGCTGATCTTTGCCCTGCTCATCCCATCGCGTCTGCTGGCGTCCCGGTTTCGGATGACCTGA
- the speA gene encoding biosynthetic arginine decarboxylase, which produces MTSPPSDESWAVEDAAAMYGIERWGDGYFSISENGTVLVSPDPNKPESIDLKELVDRLVDRGLELPILIRFNGILRDRLHRLAACFHKAIEDHDYGNRYRCVFPIKVNQQREVVQQIVSEGGQLGFGIEAGSKPELLAAVAMGTLELPIVCNGFKDEEFIRLALHAQRLGRTVIPVVEKVSELDLILRVAAEVGVRPTFGIRVKLATRGSGRWQASGGYRSKFGLTVAEVLAQLDRLIEMDMGDCFQLLHFHVGSQIGNIRQLKSAILEAARVYVDLKKRGAAMGYLDVGGGLGVDYDGSQSDNESSMNYTIQEYANDVVYHVQSVCDESDVPHPQLISESGRAVAAQHSILVMETLGVTSQGGGSLPSWARVPADEKQAARTAEANEIGDDNNLGEDALSEEIRGRQLRSDEPAGPPFEFEQPVHDLWEQYKLMTPGNMLETFHDAQVALDLCMNLFSGGYLPLEQRVAAETLYFAICHRARDFAAELDEIPEDLCDLDRMLSDIYFANFSLFQSMPDSWAIDQLFPIMPIHRLLERPTRHAVLGDITCDSDGKIDSFVGDGHRTQTLMLHPLRVGEPYQLAVFMVGAYQEILGDLHNLFGDTHAVHVELDGDVTKIRSIVKGDTVSEVLSYVQYEGRELVEAIQEAVENAIDSGRINHQQAGQTVAAYEQALAGYTYLTSSRRGSGS; this is translated from the coding sequence ATGACCTCTCCCCCGTCCGACGAGTCTTGGGCTGTGGAGGATGCAGCGGCGATGTATGGGATCGAGCGCTGGGGTGACGGCTATTTTTCCATCTCGGAAAATGGCACGGTTCTCGTCTCACCCGACCCGAATAAACCTGAATCGATTGATCTGAAGGAGCTGGTCGATCGGTTAGTCGATCGCGGGTTGGAACTGCCGATCTTGATCCGTTTTAACGGCATTCTTCGCGATCGCCTCCATCGCTTGGCCGCGTGTTTTCACAAAGCGATTGAAGACCACGACTACGGCAATCGATACCGCTGCGTATTTCCCATCAAGGTGAACCAACAACGTGAAGTGGTGCAACAAATCGTGAGCGAAGGTGGGCAGCTGGGGTTTGGCATTGAGGCAGGCAGCAAGCCCGAACTGCTCGCGGCCGTCGCCATGGGCACTCTGGAACTGCCCATCGTATGCAATGGCTTCAAAGATGAAGAGTTCATTCGGCTGGCGCTCCACGCCCAGCGTCTCGGACGCACAGTAATCCCTGTGGTCGAAAAGGTCAGTGAACTGGATTTAATTCTGCGTGTTGCCGCCGAGGTCGGGGTGCGACCGACGTTTGGAATTCGGGTGAAACTCGCCACTCGTGGCAGTGGGCGCTGGCAGGCCAGTGGCGGCTACCGCAGCAAATTCGGTTTGACCGTTGCGGAAGTGCTGGCTCAACTCGATCGCCTGATCGAGATGGACATGGGTGACTGTTTCCAACTACTGCATTTTCACGTCGGTAGCCAGATTGGCAATATCCGCCAGCTGAAGTCCGCCATTCTCGAAGCCGCGCGCGTCTACGTGGATCTGAAGAAACGTGGTGCCGCGATGGGATATCTCGATGTCGGCGGCGGCCTCGGGGTGGACTACGACGGTTCGCAATCGGACAACGAATCAAGTATGAACTACACGATTCAGGAATACGCCAATGACGTGGTGTACCATGTCCAAAGCGTGTGCGATGAATCAGACGTACCGCATCCCCAACTGATATCCGAGAGCGGTCGAGCCGTGGCAGCGCAACACAGCATCTTGGTGATGGAAACGCTCGGTGTGACGTCTCAGGGCGGGGGGAGTTTACCCAGCTGGGCCCGCGTGCCGGCGGATGAGAAGCAAGCCGCTCGGACTGCCGAAGCCAACGAAATCGGTGACGACAACAACCTCGGCGAAGACGCACTCAGCGAAGAAATTCGCGGACGCCAGCTTCGTAGCGATGAGCCCGCAGGGCCGCCATTCGAATTCGAACAGCCCGTGCATGATCTCTGGGAACAGTACAAACTGATGACCCCTGGCAATATGCTGGAGACGTTTCACGACGCCCAAGTTGCGCTCGATCTGTGCATGAACCTGTTCAGCGGTGGGTATCTGCCGTTGGAACAACGCGTTGCCGCAGAAACGCTGTATTTTGCCATCTGTCATCGGGCTCGCGATTTCGCGGCGGAACTGGACGAAATTCCCGAAGATCTATGTGATCTCGATCGCATGCTCTCCGATATTTACTTCGCAAACTTCTCACTGTTCCAGTCCATGCCCGATTCCTGGGCGATCGACCAACTGTTTCCCATCATGCCGATTCATCGGTTGCTCGAACGGCCCACCCGCCACGCGGTGCTCGGTGACATCACCTGTGACAGCGACGGCAAAATTGACTCGTTCGTCGGTGATGGACATCGCACGCAAACGCTGATGCTGCACCCACTGCGAGTGGGCGAACCGTACCAGCTCGCCGTGTTCATGGTCGGTGCCTACCAAGAAATCCTGGGCGATCTGCATAACCTCTTCGGAGACACTCACGCCGTCCATGTCGAACTCGATGGCGACGTGACGAAGATTCGATCCATTGTCAAAGGTGACACCGTCTCGGAAGTCCTCAGCTACGTCCAGTACGAGGGACGAGAACTGGTCGAAGCAATTCAGGAGGCGGTCGAAAACGCAATTGACAGTGGACGAATCAACCACCAGCAAGCCGGACAAACCGTCGCTGCGTACGAGCAGGCTTTGGCGGGATACACGTACCTGACATCATCACGGCGGGGCAGTGGCTCCTAG
- a CDS encoding sugar phosphate nucleotidyltransferase translates to MTDPVPAPAQTAVAVILAAGKGTRMNSDLPKVLCPVVGRPMIHFVLDAASEAGFSKKVVVIGYEKQAVRDALNARGDGDIVFAEQNEQLGTGHAVQMCREHLAGHDGLTLVIAGDSPLIQADSLQKLVAHFENTQPALLLGTLKKDDPTGLGRIVRNSEGQFTWIVEHKDATPEQLEINEVNMSTYLFATPDLIWALEHLSNDNAQGEYYLTDCARLLYEAGRPVEALPVLKDCESLSINNPAELQLVDQTMRAMGYA, encoded by the coding sequence ATGACTGACCCTGTCCCCGCTCCCGCCCAAACTGCCGTGGCCGTGATTTTGGCTGCTGGCAAGGGAACACGCATGAATAGCGACCTGCCCAAGGTGCTCTGTCCCGTCGTCGGCCGCCCGATGATTCACTTCGTGCTCGATGCCGCTTCTGAAGCGGGATTCAGTAAAAAAGTAGTGGTCATTGGGTACGAGAAGCAAGCCGTCCGCGACGCATTGAACGCACGCGGTGACGGCGACATCGTGTTCGCCGAGCAGAACGAACAGCTTGGCACCGGCCACGCCGTGCAGATGTGCCGCGAGCATCTTGCCGGACACGATGGCCTGACGCTGGTGATTGCTGGCGACTCGCCGCTAATCCAAGCAGACAGCCTTCAGAAATTGGTCGCCCATTTTGAAAACACCCAGCCCGCGCTACTGCTCGGAACACTCAAAAAAGACGACCCGACGGGACTGGGGCGAATTGTGCGAAATTCCGAGGGACAGTTCACCTGGATTGTCGAGCATAAGGACGCGACGCCGGAACAGTTGGAAATCAACGAAGTCAACATGAGTACGTACCTGTTCGCCACTCCGGATCTGATCTGGGCGCTCGAGCACCTCAGCAACGACAACGCCCAGGGTGAATATTATCTCACCGACTGTGCTCGACTGCTCTACGAGGCCGGACGGCCGGTCGAGGCACTGCCCGTCCTCAAGGACTGCGAATCCTTGTCGATCAACAACCCTGCTGAACTTCAACTGGTCGATCAAACAATGCGAGCGATGGGATATGCGTGA